A region from the uncultured Macellibacteroides sp. genome encodes:
- a CDS encoding S4 domain-containing protein: MTHRLNKLISDSGLCSRREADRFIESGRVTINGNVAQLGAFVQDEDKVLVDGFPINMNAVAIRIAKGKQQNAQSTSSNKLSNRAKGILAQQMASAPKSAALRKTSKNNPANRPQLEEEEEETPFVPYRKFYRKDEGRKNPYSAKEPNSQDKPKSNTPDKFRDSKYEGAYSKPRSSRMAGAPGKFSDSKTEGTFGKSRSVRTDGTPGRFNDSKTEGAFGKPRNARTAGAPGKFSDSKTEGAFGKPRSVRTDGTSGRFNDSKIEGAFGKPRNTRSASAPGKFRDSKTEGAFGKPRSVRTDGTSGRFNDSKTEGAFGKPRNTRSAGAPGKFHDSKFAGASGKPRTSKAPNKSYRKSER, encoded by the coding sequence ATGACACATCGACTTAATAAATTAATCAGCGACTCCGGACTTTGTTCTCGTAGAGAAGCAGATCGTTTTATTGAAAGTGGTCGCGTAACGATCAATGGAAATGTTGCCCAATTAGGCGCTTTCGTACAGGATGAAGATAAGGTTCTGGTAGACGGTTTTCCCATCAATATGAATGCGGTTGCTATCCGCATTGCCAAAGGAAAACAACAGAACGCTCAAAGCACAAGCAGTAATAAGCTGTCAAATAGAGCGAAAGGTATTCTTGCTCAGCAAATGGCATCTGCTCCCAAGTCTGCGGCGCTAAGAAAGACCAGTAAAAACAATCCGGCAAACCGTCCACAATTGGAAGAAGAAGAAGAAGAAACTCCATTCGTTCCATATCGCAAATTTTACCGTAAAGATGAGGGACGTAAAAACCCTTACTCTGCTAAAGAACCAAATTCGCAGGATAAACCAAAGTCAAATACTCCTGATAAGTTCCGCGATTCGAAATATGAAGGGGCATATAGTAAGCCTAGAAGTAGCAGGATGGCTGGAGCTCCGGGCAAGTTCAGCGATTCCAAGACTGAGGGTACGTTTGGTAAGTCTAGAAGTGTAAGAACTGATGGCACTCCTGGTAGGTTTAATGACTCTAAGACTGAAGGGGCATTTGGCAAACCTAGAAATGCAAGAACAGCTGGAGCTCCGGGTAAGTTCAGCGATTCCAAGACTGAAGGTGCGTTTGGTAAGCCTAGAAGTGTAAGAACTGATGGCACTTCTGGTAGGTTTAATGACTCTAAGATTGAAGGAGCTTTTGGCAAACCTAGAAATACAAGATCAGCTAGTGCCCCAGGCAAGTTCCGCGATTCCAAGACTGAAGGTGCGTTTGGTAAGCCTAGAAGTGTAAGAACTGATGGCACTTCTGGTAGGTTTAATGACTCTAAGACTGAAGGAGCTTTTGGCAAACCTAGAAATACAAGATCAGCTGGTGCTCCAGGCAAGTTTCATGATTCTAAATTTGCGGGAGCATCTGGTAAACCAAGAACGTCAAAGGCGCCTAATAAGTCTTACCGCAAATCAGAAAGATGA
- a CDS encoding adenosylcobinamide-GDP ribazoletransferase, which translates to MRILAAFIFFTRLPFWRITPVPGEYFKNVVSGWAMTGWLTAGISAAVLYSSALVFPLGIAILLTMTSRLLITGCLHEDGLADFFDGFGGGTDRPKILSIMKDSHIGTYGVIGLIFYFLLQYTLLNSLPIDLAGCAILAADPFSKGVSSMLINRLPYARKEEDSKAKVVYSRMAPGEYIFTAICGLLPLVWLPEVVYLWATLPVITCWYFLTSLMKKKIEGYTGDCCGALVLLCELTFYLGIVLIYSVTH; encoded by the coding sequence ATGCGAATTCTGGCTGCCTTTATCTTTTTTACTCGTCTCCCGTTCTGGCGTATTACGCCAGTACCAGGGGAGTATTTTAAAAATGTAGTAAGCGGATGGGCGATGACTGGCTGGCTTACCGCCGGTATATCGGCAGCTGTTTTATATTCATCTGCTTTAGTCTTTCCTCTGGGTATAGCTATCCTATTAACAATGACAAGCCGGCTATTAATAACTGGCTGCCTTCATGAAGACGGACTGGCTGATTTCTTTGATGGATTCGGAGGAGGTACTGATAGACCGAAGATTCTTTCAATTATGAAAGACTCTCATATCGGTACTTATGGCGTAATTGGTCTTATTTTTTACTTTTTACTTCAATACACCTTGTTAAACAGCCTTCCGATAGACCTTGCAGGTTGTGCCATATTGGCTGCAGATCCCTTTTCAAAGGGAGTATCTTCTATGCTCATCAACAGACTTCCTTACGCAAGAAAAGAAGAAGATAGCAAGGCTAAAGTTGTTTATAGCCGTATGGCGCCCGGTGAATATATTTTTACTGCTATTTGTGGGTTGCTTCCACTTGTATGGCTCCCTGAAGTTGTTTATCTTTGGGCAACTCTGCCCGTTATAACGTGCTGGTATTTTCTTACGTCTCTGATGAAAAAGAAAATTGAAGGGTATACCGGTGATTGCTGCGGAGCTCTGGTATTGCTTTGTGAACTTACGTTTTATCTGGGCATAGTATTGATATATTCGGTCACGCATTAA
- a CDS encoding DUF1801 domain-containing protein has protein sequence MSDSISKTIDEYIAGFPEDTQNILQQIRNTIKNVAPDAVETISYAIPSFKINGVILVYFAAFKRHIGFYPTPKGIEAFKEELSAFKMGKGSVQFPLDKPIPLELIGRIVLHNRLILPQITTLNKIKDKKII, from the coding sequence ATGTCAGATTCAATATCCAAAACAATTGACGAATACATAGCGGGGTTCCCGGAAGATACACAAAATATTCTGCAACAAATCCGGAATACAATTAAGAACGTTGCCCCCGATGCAGTGGAAACTATAAGCTACGCCATCCCCTCCTTTAAAATTAATGGGGTAATTCTGGTATATTTTGCAGCATTTAAGAGACACATTGGTTTTTATCCCACTCCTAAAGGTATAGAAGCTTTTAAAGAAGAGCTCTCAGCATTTAAAATGGGAAAGGGTTCGGTTCAATTTCCATTGGACAAACCAATCCCATTGGAATTGATTGGCCGAATAGTTCTACACAATCGGCTTATACTTCCCCAAATAACGACATTAAATAAAATCAAAGACAAAAAAATCATTTAA
- a CDS encoding gamma carbonic anhydrase family protein: MALIKSVRGFTPKIGNDTYLADNATIIGDVEIGDGCSIWFGTVLRGDVNSIRIGNGVNIQDGSVLHTLYEKSTIEIGDNVSVGHNVVIHGAKVCDGALLGMGSIILDHAVIGEGAIIAAGSVVLSKTQVEPGSIYAGAPAKFIKKVDPEQAKEMNQKIANNYHMYASWYKEEGAY, translated from the coding sequence ATGGCTCTTATAAAATCAGTCAGAGGTTTTACACCTAAAATTGGCAACGACACTTATTTGGCAGACAATGCCACCATTATTGGAGATGTTGAAATTGGAGATGGATGCAGCATTTGGTTCGGGACTGTACTTCGGGGAGATGTAAACTCGATACGGATAGGTAACGGTGTAAACATTCAAGACGGATCAGTACTTCATACGCTATATGAAAAGTCGACCATCGAAATTGGCGACAATGTATCGGTGGGACACAATGTAGTAATTCACGGAGCTAAAGTCTGCGACGGAGCATTGCTGGGAATGGGGTCTATTATTCTGGATCATGCGGTTATCGGCGAAGGAGCTATTATCGCAGCCGGATCTGTGGTGTTAAGTAAAACCCAGGTTGAACCGGGAAGTATTTATGCCGGTGCTCCTGCCAAATTCATTAAAAAGGTGGATCCCGAGCAAGCCAAAGAGATGAATCAGAAGATTGCCAACAATTATCACATGTATGCTTCGTGGTATAAAGAAGAAGGAGCCTATTAA
- a CDS encoding carbohydrate-binding family 9-like protein, whose amino-acid sequence MKNKRLIIGTLIVSQIAFNAFSSTKEKSITYKIHTQPNAPTYVCYKAPSKIVIDGKLSKNEWDAIPWTSDFVDIEGDKQPLPTFKTRAKMTYDNDGMYFAVLMEEPHVWGTIKEHDTVIYQDNDFEIFLNPSNDTHNYMEYEINSLGTDWDLYLNKPYRDEGNVVLNNWEFAGMKKAVSIDGTLNNPKDKDKSWSVEVYIPWKSIYQVMRGKEKPQAGEQLRINFSRVEWPVKIQNGKYIKIPKPGHTKISEYNWVWAPTGIINIHLPEYWGYVQLSDKVAGKEEELFIPNPDEEYKWILRQLYYRQQEYKGINGEYATKTAILKPEEICSAEIAKRIKLYTTPGMYEITLATPNKCWHIRQDGLVW is encoded by the coding sequence ATGAAGAATAAAAGATTAATTATTGGCACACTTATAGTATCGCAGATAGCTTTCAACGCATTCTCTTCTACAAAAGAAAAGAGTATTACGTACAAAATCCATACTCAACCAAATGCGCCAACATATGTTTGCTACAAAGCTCCCTCTAAAATTGTAATTGATGGAAAACTTTCCAAAAATGAATGGGATGCTATTCCCTGGACATCCGACTTTGTAGATATTGAAGGAGATAAGCAACCCTTGCCAACCTTTAAAACCCGGGCTAAAATGACTTACGATAATGACGGGATGTATTTTGCCGTGTTAATGGAAGAGCCGCATGTTTGGGGAACTATCAAAGAGCATGACACCGTCATTTATCAGGATAATGATTTTGAAATTTTTCTGAATCCATCCAATGATACTCATAATTACATGGAATACGAGATTAATTCGCTCGGAACAGATTGGGATCTATACCTGAACAAGCCTTATCGTGATGAAGGAAATGTAGTTCTGAATAACTGGGAGTTTGCGGGAATGAAGAAAGCCGTTAGTATTGATGGCACACTAAATAATCCTAAAGACAAGGATAAATCCTGGAGTGTGGAAGTATATATTCCGTGGAAATCGATTTATCAGGTAATGCGAGGGAAAGAAAAACCTCAGGCTGGCGAACAGCTACGCATTAATTTCTCGCGCGTTGAATGGCCTGTTAAAATACAAAACGGGAAATATATAAAAATACCGAAACCCGGTCATACTAAAATTTCCGAATACAACTGGGTTTGGGCACCTACAGGAATTATCAATATCCATTTACCTGAATACTGGGGTTACGTTCAACTATCCGATAAAGTAGCGGGAAAGGAAGAAGAGCTGTTTATTCCTAATCCAGATGAAGAGTACAAATGGATACTGCGTCAGCTTTATTACCGTCAGCAAGAATACAAAGGTATAAACGGAGAGTATGCGACAAAGACGGCCATTTTAAAACCCGAAGAAATCTGCTCAGCGGAAATTGCAAAACGAATCAAATTATATACAACTCCGGGCATGTACGAAATAACACTAGCCACCCCCAATAAATGTTGGCATATCCGTCAGGATGGATTGGTTTGGTAA
- a CDS encoding serine hydrolase, with translation MNKSGWAMLVICLCFIGYLALPSNYYLRQALIHLYPKIDQYPIFENRVIEAGNPQPWKLSDAYNKMHIDSAYLNDFDAHGTVAFVVIQDTAVIFEQYWEDYTQQTLSNSFSMAKSIVSLAVGCAIDDGFIQSTEQPVSDFFPEFNTFEGKKLTIRNLLSMSAGVDFDESYTSPFSTTTKLYYGDDLKDVTFGMKQIEKPGVFFNYQSGVTQLLAFIVEKATGEKLSSYVSRKLWTPMHAEEDALWSLDHKDGIEKAYCCFNSNARDFARFGQLILNKGSWEGKQIISDLYLKAATTPDTLLTDRMYNEPNKHYGYQFWKLEYKGLDVIYMRGMLGQYVLAIPEKRTVVVRLGHKRGENRTSQHYPDDIDDWLGATLDILNQKENITH, from the coding sequence ATGAATAAATCAGGTTGGGCGATGCTGGTTATTTGCCTCTGCTTTATAGGCTATCTGGCATTGCCTTCCAACTACTATCTGCGTCAGGCTCTTATACATCTTTATCCAAAGATTGATCAGTACCCGATATTCGAAAACAGGGTGATTGAAGCAGGAAATCCTCAACCCTGGAAGCTATCAGATGCCTACAATAAAATGCATATCGATTCGGCTTATCTGAACGACTTTGATGCGCATGGTACAGTTGCATTTGTCGTAATTCAGGATACCGCAGTTATTTTCGAACAGTATTGGGAGGATTATACCCAACAGACGCTTAGCAATTCATTTTCCATGGCAAAAAGTATTGTATCTCTTGCCGTGGGTTGTGCAATTGATGATGGTTTTATCCAAAGTACAGAACAACCGGTAAGCGATTTCTTCCCTGAGTTTAATACGTTCGAAGGGAAAAAGCTAACAATCCGAAATCTTCTTTCCATGAGTGCTGGCGTAGATTTTGACGAGTCTTACACCTCTCCATTTTCGACAACAACGAAGCTATATTACGGAGATGATCTGAAGGATGTGACCTTCGGAATGAAGCAGATTGAAAAGCCGGGAGTGTTCTTTAACTATCAAAGTGGCGTTACTCAATTGCTGGCTTTTATTGTTGAAAAGGCGACAGGTGAAAAATTAAGCTCTTATGTGTCGAGGAAACTGTGGACTCCGATGCATGCCGAAGAGGATGCTTTGTGGAGTCTGGATCATAAAGATGGCATCGAAAAAGCCTATTGCTGTTTTAATTCCAATGCCCGCGACTTCGCACGTTTTGGTCAGCTGATACTGAATAAGGGAAGCTGGGAAGGCAAGCAAATTATTTCGGATTTATATTTGAAGGCGGCTACTACTCCGGATACATTACTGACCGACCGAATGTACAATGAACCAAACAAACACTATGGCTATCAATTCTGGAAACTCGAGTACAAAGGTCTGGATGTTATATACATGAGAGGGATGTTGGGACAATACGTGCTAGCCATACCTGAAAAACGTACTGTTGTCGTACGCCTTGGACATAAGCGGGGTGAAAACCGGACTAGTCAGCATTATCCCGACGACATAGACGACTGGCTGGGAGCGACATTAGACATTTTGAATCAAAAAGAAAACATAACACACTAA
- the pncB gene encoding nicotinate phosphoribosyltransferase, producing MVIIRSILDTDLYKFTTSYAYSKLFPRAFGEFEFVDRNDMDFPEGFDNLLRDELKKMTELSLSIEEEAFLKNKMSYLPPTYIDFLKGFRFDPREVQVTMKGGKLHVIATGLLYRITLWETPILAIVSELYFKVTGKIPDISYMERRAIEKAQMMKDHGIVFSLFGMRRRFSFAVEDRVTDLLKKYSDTNFFGTSNVYFAFKHNLNPSGTHPHEWVQFHGSIYGYKMANYMAMENWINVYDGDLGTVLTDTFTTDVFLRNFSKKHASLFTSLRQDSGDPFVFTDKAIRRYEELRVNPKLKYIVFSDSLYVEKAIQIKEYCGDRIGASFGIGTNLTNDVGNGNNALNIVMKLFRCKMTEKQPWQECVKLSDVDGKHTGSLQEIKLAQQTLCILNG from the coding sequence ATGGTAATAATCCGGAGTATCTTGGATACTGATTTATACAAGTTTACCACTAGTTACGCTTACTCCAAACTCTTTCCTCGTGCTTTTGGCGAATTTGAGTTTGTGGACCGTAATGATATGGATTTTCCTGAAGGCTTTGACAACTTGTTACGCGATGAGCTTAAAAAAATGACAGAGCTATCTCTTTCAATTGAAGAAGAAGCTTTCTTAAAGAATAAGATGTCTTATCTGCCTCCCACGTATATAGATTTTTTGAAAGGATTTCGGTTTGATCCCCGCGAAGTGCAGGTTACGATGAAAGGGGGGAAGCTGCATGTGATCGCAACGGGGCTGCTTTATCGGATCACTTTGTGGGAAACACCTATTCTTGCAATTGTTTCAGAGCTTTATTTTAAAGTAACAGGGAAAATTCCGGACATATCTTACATGGAAAGACGAGCTATCGAGAAGGCTCAAATGATGAAGGATCATGGTATTGTCTTTTCTCTCTTTGGAATGCGTCGCCGGTTTAGTTTCGCGGTGGAAGACAGGGTAACCGATTTACTGAAAAAATATTCCGATACTAATTTCTTCGGTACGAGTAATGTCTATTTCGCTTTTAAGCATAATCTGAATCCCTCTGGTACCCATCCTCATGAATGGGTGCAGTTTCATGGTTCTATCTATGGATACAAAATGGCTAACTACATGGCTATGGAAAATTGGATCAATGTGTATGACGGAGATTTGGGGACGGTGCTAACCGATACATTCACAACAGATGTCTTTCTGCGAAACTTCAGCAAAAAACATGCATCCCTGTTCACCAGTCTTCGTCAGGATAGTGGCGATCCTTTTGTATTTACAGATAAAGCAATTCGTCGCTACGAAGAACTTCGGGTAAATCCTAAGCTTAAATACATTGTCTTTTCCGATAGTCTTTATGTGGAGAAGGCTATTCAGATTAAAGAATATTGTGGGGATAGAATTGGTGCGTCATTTGGTATTGGGACAAACCTTACCAATGATGTGGGCAATGGGAACAATGCACTCAATATTGTTATGAAACTGTTTCGATGTAAAATGACGGAGAAACAACCTTGGCAGGAATGTGTAAAGCTTTCGGATGTTGATGGAAAACACACGGGAAGTTTGCAAGAAATCAAACTGGCTCAGCAAACATTGTGTATATTAAACGGCTAA
- the cobC gene encoding alpha-ribazole phosphatase, translating to MELYLIRHTSVDVPAGYSYGQTDVPLRDSFETEAETVKKELQLISADKVYTSPLSRCVRLASYCGFEDAWKDDRIKELNFGSWEMKSWDEVSSHPHSEAWFKDWVHVPTPGGESFTDQYNRVAAFLDEVRKSNNNTVFVFAHGGVLACAQVYAGIYDMNEAFKHLPSYGEIIKLILP from the coding sequence ATGGAACTATATTTAATCAGACACACTTCTGTTGATGTTCCCGCAGGATATTCCTACGGACAAACAGATGTTCCCTTGCGTGATTCTTTTGAAACTGAAGCAGAAACAGTAAAAAAAGAGTTACAACTGATTTCGGCCGACAAAGTATATACTAGTCCACTTTCTCGTTGTGTACGCCTCGCCAGCTATTGCGGTTTTGAAGATGCATGGAAAGACGATAGAATAAAAGAATTGAATTTTGGAAGCTGGGAAATGAAATCCTGGGATGAAGTAAGTAGTCACCCTCATTCCGAGGCATGGTTTAAAGATTGGGTACATGTTCCAACTCCCGGAGGCGAATCTTTTACAGATCAATACAACCGGGTAGCAGCTTTTCTTGATGAAGTTAGAAAAAGTAACAACAATACCGTTTTTGTTTTTGCTCATGGAGGAGTTCTTGCATGCGCACAAGTATATGCTGGAATATACGATATGAATGAGGCTTTCAAACACCTACCATCATACGGAGAAATTATTAAGTTAATACTTCCCTAA
- the cobT gene encoding nicotinate-nucleotide--dimethylbenzimidazole phosphoribosyltransferase, whose protein sequence is MNTFQISQPDQAIRESLLYKINDLTKPKGSLGILEEIALQIGLIQQTLTPGLNNPHAIIFAADHGIVDEGVSFSPKEVTMQMISNFLGGGAGINFLARQHNFKLKVVDGGIDYDFPIIDGLISRKVRKGTRNFLYESALTNEEMEQCLTIGAEIVSQCNEEGCNVISFGEMGIGNTSPSSMWMACLTGIPLFECVGAGSGLDQKGVLHKYTILKRALDNYKGDKSPLDVMRYFGGIEMIMAAGGMLRAAELNMIILVDGFIMTNCVLAASKLHPDVLSYCIFGHQGDEAGHKLLLNYLQVKPLLNLGLRLGEGSGAICAYPIVESAVRMINEMNTFSNAAVTKYF, encoded by the coding sequence ATGAATACATTTCAGATTTCACAACCAGATCAGGCGATACGTGAATCACTCCTTTATAAAATTAATGACTTAACCAAGCCTAAAGGTTCATTAGGAATACTTGAAGAGATCGCCTTACAAATAGGATTAATTCAACAAACGCTTACTCCTGGGTTAAATAACCCACACGCAATCATTTTTGCTGCCGATCATGGTATTGTTGATGAAGGTGTAAGCTTTTCACCAAAGGAAGTTACAATGCAGATGATTAGTAATTTTCTTGGGGGCGGAGCCGGAATCAATTTTCTTGCCCGTCAGCATAACTTTAAATTGAAAGTGGTAGATGGTGGAATAGATTACGATTTTCCAATCATAGATGGTCTTATTTCTCGTAAAGTACGCAAGGGAACGCGCAATTTTCTATACGAATCGGCACTTACCAACGAAGAAATGGAGCAGTGTCTAACTATTGGCGCAGAAATAGTTTCTCAATGTAACGAAGAAGGCTGCAACGTTATTAGTTTCGGCGAGATGGGAATCGGAAATACATCACCTTCCAGCATGTGGATGGCTTGTCTTACAGGCATTCCGTTGTTTGAGTGCGTAGGGGCTGGAAGTGGACTTGATCAGAAAGGAGTACTTCATAAATATACAATTCTCAAACGAGCACTAGATAACTACAAAGGAGATAAAAGTCCTTTGGATGTTATGCGTTACTTCGGAGGAATAGAAATGATTATGGCAGCGGGTGGGATGTTACGTGCTGCCGAACTAAATATGATTATTCTTGTGGATGGTTTTATTATGACAAATTGTGTACTGGCTGCTTCCAAATTACATCCCGATGTTTTGTCGTACTGTATATTCGGACATCAGGGAGATGAAGCTGGGCACAAGTTACTTTTAAATTACCTTCAGGTAAAACCACTTCTTAACTTAGGACTACGCTTAGGTGAAGGCTCCGGAGCGATTTGCGCTTATCCGATTGTTGAATCAGCTGTACGGATGATTAACGAAATGAATACTTTCAGCAACGCTGCAGTAACTAAATATTTCTGA
- a CDS encoding bifunctional adenosylcobinamide kinase/adenosylcobinamide-phosphate guanylyltransferase yields the protein MSKKVIVITGGQRSGKSSYAQKIALSLSENPVYLATSRVWDDEYRARIIRHQADRGKEWTNIEEEKFLSQHELSGRVVLIDCVTLWATNFFFDNNADVDLSLSQLKEEFLKLLSKDATFLFVTNEIGLGGVSPDELQRKFTDLQGWFNQYIAGKADEVILMISGIPVIIKK from the coding sequence ATGAGTAAAAAGGTTATTGTAATAACCGGAGGTCAACGGTCAGGGAAAAGCAGTTATGCACAAAAAATTGCTCTTTCTCTGTCTGAAAACCCTGTCTATCTTGCTACATCAAGAGTGTGGGACGATGAATACCGTGCACGTATTATACGGCATCAAGCGGATCGTGGTAAAGAATGGACTAATATTGAAGAGGAGAAGTTCTTAAGCCAGCATGAACTTTCGGGGAGAGTTGTTCTGATAGATTGCGTTACACTGTGGGCTACCAATTTTTTCTTTGACAATAATGCGGATGTAGATTTATCACTTTCGCAACTTAAAGAGGAGTTTTTAAAACTACTTTCTAAGGATGCGACTTTTTTATTTGTAACAAATGAAATTGGTCTTGGAGGGGTTTCTCCCGATGAGTTACAACGTAAATTTACCGACCTTCAAGGCTGGTTTAATCAATATATTGCCGGCAAAGCCGACGAAGTAATACTTATGATAAGCGGGATCCCGGTTATCATCAAAAAATAA
- a CDS encoding aminopeptidase P family protein, with amino-acid sequence MKTIIQQRISALREAMKHYNMGAYIIPSSDPHLSEYPADCWKSRQWISGFTGSAGTVVITADKAGLWTDSRYFLQAAKELEGSGIELYKMGLPETPGLPAFILRNLQENETVGLDGQTYSVADAEELNLVLKKKKITLDVSRDLIHEIWIDRPAIPRGMLFELPVEYSGKSTSDKLEAINTKLHEAGADGLVLCALDEIAWTFNIRGNDVEYNPVVVSYAFISEEETVLFILPGKITHEMSKNLQAEGVTLADYSKITSYLAKLKDKTRLFIDPKKTNFALYNALPFSCEVIEGVSPVAMLKSIKNEKEIEGFSNAMVRDGVALTRFFIWMEKSLSAGKTLTEISISEKLAEFRNKQALYVSESFETIAGYKGHGAIVHYGATPESNATLAQEGLLLIDSGAQYFDGTTDITRTIALGEPTEAMMKDFTRVLKGHISLAKCKFPQGTRGSQLDILARKALWDNGINYMHGTGHGIGHFLNVHEGPQSIRMEENPVALQPGMVISNEPGVYRTDEYGIRIENLILVREDSETEFGKFYSFETLTLCLIDSKLIIASQLSARERAWLNKYHQRVYEKLSPFLFEEEKEWLKNKSAEL; translated from the coding sequence ATGAAAACAATCATTCAGCAACGCATTAGCGCTCTCAGAGAGGCCATGAAGCATTATAACATGGGAGCTTACATAATTCCCAGTTCGGATCCTCACTTAAGTGAATATCCTGCGGATTGCTGGAAGTCCAGGCAATGGATATCCGGATTTACAGGTTCGGCCGGAACAGTTGTTATTACGGCTGATAAAGCTGGATTGTGGACAGATTCGAGGTATTTTCTGCAAGCTGCCAAAGAATTGGAAGGATCTGGAATCGAATTATATAAAATGGGGCTACCTGAAACACCGGGTCTTCCTGCCTTTATTTTACGCAATCTCCAGGAAAATGAGACAGTTGGATTAGATGGACAAACCTACAGTGTAGCAGATGCAGAAGAGTTGAATCTGGTTCTAAAAAAAAAGAAAATCACCCTTGATGTTTCCCGCGATTTAATTCATGAAATATGGATAGACCGTCCGGCTATTCCCAGAGGAATGTTGTTCGAACTTCCTGTTGAATACAGTGGAAAATCGACAAGCGATAAATTAGAAGCCATCAACACTAAGCTGCATGAAGCTGGAGCAGATGGTCTGGTTTTGTGTGCGCTGGATGAGATTGCCTGGACCTTCAATATCAGGGGTAACGATGTTGAATACAATCCGGTTGTGGTTAGCTACGCCTTTATCTCGGAAGAGGAAACAGTATTGTTTATCTTACCCGGGAAAATTACGCACGAAATGTCCAAAAATCTGCAGGCTGAAGGTGTTACTCTGGCTGACTACTCCAAAATAACCTCCTACCTGGCCAAACTAAAAGATAAAACACGCTTGTTTATTGACCCGAAAAAGACAAATTTCGCTTTATACAATGCACTTCCTTTCTCTTGCGAAGTAATTGAAGGCGTTTCTCCTGTTGCCATGCTTAAAAGTATCAAAAACGAAAAAGAAATAGAGGGCTTCTCAAATGCCATGGTTAGAGATGGAGTAGCTCTTACACGCTTCTTCATCTGGATGGAAAAAAGTCTGTCGGCCGGTAAAACTCTTACGGAAATAAGCATTAGCGAAAAGCTTGCTGAGTTCCGTAACAAACAAGCCCTATATGTAAGCGAAAGTTTCGAAACGATAGCCGGGTACAAAGGACACGGAGCCATTGTTCACTACGGAGCTACACCGGAAAGTAATGCCACACTTGCACAGGAGGGGCTTTTACTTATTGATTCCGGTGCTCAATACTTTGACGGCACAACGGACATTACTCGTACCATCGCCCTGGGTGAACCGACCGAAGCTATGATGAAAGACTTTACCCGTGTATTAAAAGGGCACATTAGTCTTGCCAAATGTAAGTTTCCTCAGGGAACCAGAGGTTCTCAATTGGACATTCTTGCAAGAAAAGCTCTGTGGGACAACGGGATAAACTACATGCACGGAACCGGGCACGGAATAGGGCATTTCCTGAATGTTCACGAAGGTCCGCAAAGTATCCGGATGGAAGAAAATCCAGTTGCTTTACAACCTGGCATGGTTATCAGTAATGAACCAGGTGTGTACCGGACTGATGAATATGGTATTCGCATCGAGAATCTTATACTGGTAAGAGAAGACAGCGAAACTGAATTCGGTAAATTTTACAGTTTTGAAACGCTTACGCTTTGTCTCATCGATAGCAAACTGATTATCGCATCGCAGCTTTCGGCAAGGGAACGCGCATGGCTTAACAAATATCATCAGAGGGTATATGAAAAACTAAGTCCGTTCCTGTTTGAAGAAGAAAAAGAATGGCTAAAAAATAAATCAGCCGAGCTTTAA